One window from the genome of Grus americana isolate bGruAme1 chromosome 2, bGruAme1.mat, whole genome shotgun sequence encodes:
- the KLF10 gene encoding Krueppel-like factor 10 isoform X2, with protein sequence MGSGEQKEENKGRRRRAAAARAPEEEMEMMTEKQRDTRYFWNNTPEKSDYEAVEALISMSCNWKSDFKKHAEMRPITPASDMSEESDETLLPGAADFNAIPAFCLTPPYSPSDFEMSQVTHPGAPVPAAVLSKSPAEAAKPLAAPWREAERLSAAGPLKAQATSVIRHTADAQLCNRKTCPVRTASVLKYQDGVSRETNSKQNAEAERSACSAMAPSRASDESGELPVAEGKTAEPAGGPVPLTKPSVRRHQPAPGPAQQPAAVAPPCPAQGSGAPPMPVICQMVPLPTNNNVVTAVVPNTTPSQQPALCQPMVFMGTQVPKGAVMFVVPQPVVQSTKAPIISPNGTRLSPIAPAPGFIPSAAKTTPPVDSSRIRSHICSYPGCGKTYFKSSHLKAHVRTHTGEKPFSCSWKGCERRFARSDELSRHRRTHTGEKKFACPMCERRFMRSDHLTKHARRHLSAKKLPNWQMEVSKLNDIAVPPTSATAQ encoded by the exons ATGGGGAGCGGcgaacaaaaagaggaaaataaaggcagGAGGCGgagagcggcggcggcgcgggctcCG gaggaagaaatggagatgatgactgagaaacagagagatACTAGGTATTTCTGGAACAATACTCCTGAAAAAAGCGATTATGAGGCTGTAGAAGCCCTTATTTCTATGAGTTGCAACTGGAAATCAGACTTcaaaaaacatgcagaaatgaGACCTATAACTCCAGCATCTGATATGTCAGAAGAGAGCGACGAGACTTTGCTTCCTGGAGCAGCGGACTTCAATGCGATACCAGCATTT TGCCTGACACCCCCCTACAGCCCTTCCGACTTTGAGATGTCGCAGGTGACGCATCCGGGGGCACCCGTGCCCGCTGCGGTGCTCAGCAAGTCGCCAGCCGAGGCTGCTAAGCCTTTGGCTGCACCttggagagaggcagagaggctTTCAGCCGCTGGGCCTCTGAAAGCTCAAGCAACGAGTGTTATCCGCCACACGGCTGATGCCCAGCTTTGTAACCGCAAAACCTGCCCGGTGAGAACAGCCAGCGTGCTGAAATACCAGGATGGTGTTTCGAGGGAAACAAACAGTaaacaaaatgctgaagcaGAACGGTCAGCATGTTCAGCCATGGCGCCGAGCAGGGCCAGTGATGAGAGCGGTGAACTGCCagtggcagaaggaaaaactgcagAACCAGCTGGCGGTCCAGTGCCCTTGACAAAGCCCTCAGTCAGGAGACATCAGCCTGCCCCTGGACCAGCACAGCAGCCGGCTGCGGTGGCACCGCCgtgccctgcccagggcagtggagCACCCCCCATGCCAGTGATTTGCCAGATGGTCCCGCTGCCCACAAACAACAACGTTGTCACGGCCGTAGTGCCCAACACCACGCCAAGCCAGCAGCCGGCTCTCTGTCAGCCCATGGTCTTCATGGGTACCCAAGTTCCCAAGGGTGCCGTTATGTTTGTTGTGCCCCAGCCAGTTGTGCAGAGCACAAAGGCTCCCATTATTAGTCCTAACGGCACGAGACTCTCTCCCATTGCCCCTGCTCCCGGCTTCAtaccttctgcagcaaaaaccACTCCTCCGGTTGATTCTTCAAGAATAAGAAGTCACATTTGCAGCTACCCAGGATGTGGGAAAACATACTTCAAGAGCTCCCATTTGAAGGCTCACGTCAGAACACACACAG gagaAAAGCCATTCAGTTGTAGTTGGAAAGGCTGTGAGAGAAGGTTTGCACGATCCGATGAACTGTCTCGCCATCGCAGAACGCATACAGGGGAGAAGAAGTTTGCCTGTCCGATGTGTGAGCGGCGGTTCATGAGGAGTGACCACTTAACGAAGCATGCGCGTCGCCACTTATCGGCTAAGAAGTTACCAAACTGGCAAATGGAAGTGAGCAAGTTAAACGATATTGCCGTGCCGCCAACATCTGCAACCGCGCAGTGA
- the KLF10 gene encoding Krueppel-like factor 10 isoform X1 yields the protein MEMMTEKQRDTRYFWNNTPEKSDYEAVEALISMSCNWKSDFKKHAEMRPITPASDMSEESDETLLPGAADFNAIPAFCLTPPYSPSDFEMSQVTHPGAPVPAAVLSKSPAEAAKPLAAPWREAERLSAAGPLKAQATSVIRHTADAQLCNRKTCPVRTASVLKYQDGVSRETNSKQNAEAERSACSAMAPSRASDESGELPVAEGKTAEPAGGPVPLTKPSVRRHQPAPGPAQQPAAVAPPCPAQGSGAPPMPVICQMVPLPTNNNVVTAVVPNTTPSQQPALCQPMVFMGTQVPKGAVMFVVPQPVVQSTKAPIISPNGTRLSPIAPAPGFIPSAAKTTPPVDSSRIRSHICSYPGCGKTYFKSSHLKAHVRTHTGEKPFSCSWKGCERRFARSDELSRHRRTHTGEKKFACPMCERRFMRSDHLTKHARRHLSAKKLPNWQMEVSKLNDIAVPPTSATAQ from the exons atggagatgatgactgagaaacagagagatACTAGGTATTTCTGGAACAATACTCCTGAAAAAAGCGATTATGAGGCTGTAGAAGCCCTTATTTCTATGAGTTGCAACTGGAAATCAGACTTcaaaaaacatgcagaaatgaGACCTATAACTCCAGCATCTGATATGTCAGAAGAGAGCGACGAGACTTTGCTTCCTGGAGCAGCGGACTTCAATGCGATACCAGCATTT TGCCTGACACCCCCCTACAGCCCTTCCGACTTTGAGATGTCGCAGGTGACGCATCCGGGGGCACCCGTGCCCGCTGCGGTGCTCAGCAAGTCGCCAGCCGAGGCTGCTAAGCCTTTGGCTGCACCttggagagaggcagagaggctTTCAGCCGCTGGGCCTCTGAAAGCTCAAGCAACGAGTGTTATCCGCCACACGGCTGATGCCCAGCTTTGTAACCGCAAAACCTGCCCGGTGAGAACAGCCAGCGTGCTGAAATACCAGGATGGTGTTTCGAGGGAAACAAACAGTaaacaaaatgctgaagcaGAACGGTCAGCATGTTCAGCCATGGCGCCGAGCAGGGCCAGTGATGAGAGCGGTGAACTGCCagtggcagaaggaaaaactgcagAACCAGCTGGCGGTCCAGTGCCCTTGACAAAGCCCTCAGTCAGGAGACATCAGCCTGCCCCTGGACCAGCACAGCAGCCGGCTGCGGTGGCACCGCCgtgccctgcccagggcagtggagCACCCCCCATGCCAGTGATTTGCCAGATGGTCCCGCTGCCCACAAACAACAACGTTGTCACGGCCGTAGTGCCCAACACCACGCCAAGCCAGCAGCCGGCTCTCTGTCAGCCCATGGTCTTCATGGGTACCCAAGTTCCCAAGGGTGCCGTTATGTTTGTTGTGCCCCAGCCAGTTGTGCAGAGCACAAAGGCTCCCATTATTAGTCCTAACGGCACGAGACTCTCTCCCATTGCCCCTGCTCCCGGCTTCAtaccttctgcagcaaaaaccACTCCTCCGGTTGATTCTTCAAGAATAAGAAGTCACATTTGCAGCTACCCAGGATGTGGGAAAACATACTTCAAGAGCTCCCATTTGAAGGCTCACGTCAGAACACACACAG gagaAAAGCCATTCAGTTGTAGTTGGAAAGGCTGTGAGAGAAGGTTTGCACGATCCGATGAACTGTCTCGCCATCGCAGAACGCATACAGGGGAGAAGAAGTTTGCCTGTCCGATGTGTGAGCGGCGGTTCATGAGGAGTGACCACTTAACGAAGCATGCGCGTCGCCACTTATCGGCTAAGAAGTTACCAAACTGGCAAATGGAAGTGAGCAAGTTAAACGATATTGCCGTGCCGCCAACATCTGCAACCGCGCAGTGA